The Physeter macrocephalus isolate SW-GA chromosome 13, ASM283717v5, whole genome shotgun sequence genome window below encodes:
- the LOC102974805 gene encoding 39S ribosomal protein L30, mitochondrial-like: MAGILHSIVQRPPGRLQMVTKGVEPLVCTDWICHKFAKSRIPDKVFQPSPEDHEKYGGDPQQPHKLHIVARIKSTKRHPYWEKDIIKMLGLQKAHTPQVHKTTPSVNAKLRVVKHLIRTKPLKLPQGLPTEEDMSSTCLRSTGELVVGWLQNPMDQEVNKS; this comes from the coding sequence ATGGCAGGGATTTTGCACTCAATAGTTCAAAGGCCCCCGGGCAGACTACAAATGGTGACAAAAGGTGTGGAGCCCCTTGTTTGTACAGATTGGATTTGTCACAAATTTGCGAAGTCAAGAATTCCAGATAAAGTTTTCCAGCCTTCACCTGAAGATCATGAAAAATATGGTGGGGATCCACAGCAACCTCATAAACTGCACATTGTTGCCagaataaaaagtacaaaaagacATCCATATTGGGAGAAAGATATAATAAAGATGCTTGGGTTACAAAAAGCACATACTCCTCAAGTTCACAAGACTACCCCTTCGGTGAATGCAAAACTGAGAGTGGTTAAACATTTGATAAGAACCAAGCCCCTGAAGCTGCCACAAGGTCTCCCAACAGAAGAGGACATGTCCAGCACGTGCCTCAGGAGCACTGGAGAGCTGGTGGTGGGGTGGCTTCAGAACCCCATGGACCAGGAAGTGAATAAGTCCTGA